The DNA region TGAATGAAATGGTTTTTGAACTATGCTCAGAAAATGGTGGGGTTACCATGAATCCAAGGGTTTCATTCTCACAGGACTTTTCCCAAACAGATCTCAGACCAGTTGAGGTTGAGGGACACCCTTTGAGATCAAATTCAGCTGGTTTGAATTTAggctttgattttgatttctgTGTTCATGAAAGCTCAGAGCTTGAGTCATCTTCAGCAGATGAGCTTTTCTCAGATGGGGTTATGCTTCCCACTgaaatcaagaagaagaacagCAGCAATGCTCCTAAAAAAGCATTacctcatcaccatcatcattcattaccaccaccaccaccaccaccaccaccatatgCTGTTTGTGAAAATGCCTCAACCAGTAAAATCTCCAAGAAAGTTAGCATCAAGGACTTGAATTATGAAGTGGATGATGGGAAGCATAGCCATAGCTCCAACTCCAAGTCCTTTTGGAGCTTCAAGAGAAGTACTAGT from Lotus japonicus ecotype B-129 chromosome 2, LjGifu_v1.2 includes:
- the LOC130737739 gene encoding uncharacterized protein LOC130737739 translates to MVFELCSENGGVTMNPRVSFSQDFSQTDLRPVEVEGHPLRSNSAGLNLGFDFDFCVHESSELESSSADELFSDGVMLPTEIKKKNSSNAPKKALPHHHHHSLPPPPPPPPPYAVCENASTSKISKKVSIKDLNYEVDDGKHSHSSNSKSFWSFKRSTSCGSGYGRTLCPLPPLLNRSSSTGSSTNVKKEGPPHVNQNSQKQRHSTTTTTRSSSQTLCPNNRQKPPLKRSHTHTHGAYANITPVLNVPSANLFGLASIFSNYRDKSKKK